From Pseudomonadota bacterium, the proteins below share one genomic window:
- a CDS encoding DUF1015 family protein: MSKIKPFRALRPLPEKANAVASPPYDVLSSDEARVMAADNPVSFLHVTKPEIDLDDPKIDLYTDAVYAKAAENMRRLVAQGVMIRDESPSLYLYQQEMRLGDRNHVQVGLVAGACSEEYEKNLIKKHELTRADKEKDRTRHVETLDANAGPVFLTYRATRSIDAMVDAERAQAPLYDFVSPDGIRHVVWAIRERQRIDAFTAAFAALPCLYIADGHHRCASGVAIGAKRRAANPCHTGDEEYAYFLAVMFPHDQLYIMDYNRVVNDLNGLTEAAFLDRVREKFDVAETKDKRPAKATEFGMFLGGKWYRLTAKSGTFDARNPVESLDVSILQANLLAPILGIGDPRRDKRIDFVGGIRGPEELERRVTQGAAVAFSMFATSMEQLMAIADAGQIMPPKSTWFEPKLRSGLLVRPLD; this comes from the coding sequence ATGTCGAAGATCAAGCCGTTCCGCGCGCTCCGCCCCCTCCCCGAGAAGGCGAACGCCGTCGCGAGCCCGCCGTACGACGTGCTGAGCTCGGACGAGGCGCGGGTCATGGCCGCGGACAACCCGGTGAGCTTCCTCCACGTCACGAAGCCCGAGATCGACCTCGACGACCCGAAAATCGATCTGTACACGGACGCGGTGTACGCGAAGGCGGCCGAGAACATGCGGCGCCTCGTCGCGCAGGGCGTCATGATCCGGGACGAGTCGCCGAGCCTCTACCTCTACCAGCAGGAGATGCGGTTGGGCGACCGCAACCACGTGCAGGTCGGGCTCGTCGCCGGGGCGTGCTCGGAGGAGTACGAGAAGAACCTCATCAAGAAGCACGAGCTCACCCGCGCCGACAAGGAGAAGGACCGCACGCGCCACGTGGAGACGCTCGACGCCAACGCCGGGCCGGTGTTCCTCACGTACCGCGCGACGAGGTCGATCGACGCCATGGTGGACGCGGAGCGCGCGCAGGCGCCGCTCTACGACTTCGTCTCGCCGGACGGCATCCGCCACGTCGTCTGGGCGATCCGCGAGAGGCAGCGGATCGACGCGTTCACCGCCGCGTTCGCCGCGCTCCCGTGCCTGTACATCGCGGACGGGCACCACCGCTGCGCCTCGGGCGTCGCGATCGGCGCCAAGAGGCGCGCCGCCAACCCGTGCCACACGGGCGACGAGGAGTACGCGTACTTCCTCGCCGTGATGTTCCCGCACGATCAGCTCTACATCATGGACTACAACCGCGTCGTGAACGACCTCAACGGCCTGACCGAGGCCGCGTTCCTCGACAGGGTGCGCGAGAAGTTCGACGTCGCCGAGACGAAGGACAAGCGCCCGGCAAAGGCGACCGAGTTCGGCATGTTCCTCGGCGGCAAGTGGTACAGGCTCACCGCCAAGTCCGGGACGTTCGACGCGAGGAACCCGGTCGAGAGCCTCGACGTGTCGATCCTGCAGGCCAACCTGCTCGCGCCGATCCTCGGCATCGGCGATCCCAGGCGCGACAAGCGGATCGACTTCGTGGGCGGCATCCGAGGGCCGGAGGAGCTCGAGCGGCGCGTCACGCAAGGCGCGGCCGTGGCGTTCTCGATGTTCGCGACTTCGATGGAGCAGCTCATGGCGATCGCGGACGCGGGGCAGATCATGCCGCCCAAGTCCACGTGGTTCGAGCCGAAGCTCCGCTCCGGCCTCCTCGTCCGCCCGCTGGACTGA